In one window of Onychomys torridus chromosome 7, mOncTor1.1, whole genome shotgun sequence DNA:
- the Tmem218 gene encoding transmembrane protein 218, with the protein MAGMVLGVGAGVFLLALIWVLVLLLCVLLSRASGIARFSIVFVFLGALIITTILLLFPRASEFPAPEMETKIVDAFFIGRYVLLAFLSAVFLGGLFLLLTHHVLEPIYAKPLRSC; encoded by the exons ATGGCTGGCATGGTGCTGGGAGTGGGTGCTGGCGTGTTCCTCCTTGCTCTGATCTGGGTGTtggtgctgctgctgtgtgtgctgtTATCCAGAGCCTCTGGGATAGCTAG GTTCTCCATCGTCTTTGTCTTCCTTGGTGCTCTGATAATCACTACAATTCTACTGCTTTTCCCCCGAGCCAGTGAATTCCCAGCCCCAGAGATGGAAACAAAG ATTGTGGATGCCTTTTTCATCGGCCGCTATGTCCTGTTGGCTTTCCTCAGTGCAGTCTTTCTTGGAGGCCTCTTCTTGCTTCTTACTCACCATGTGCTGGAACCAATCTATGCCAAACCACTGCGGTCCTGCTGA